One Setaria viridis chromosome 5, Setaria_viridis_v4.0, whole genome shotgun sequence genomic region harbors:
- the LOC117857289 gene encoding E3 ubiquitin-protein ligase At3g02290, with protein MGGFCCCFSTEDFEEYVHPSNPIYRQCISLRHFFHNIFGGYTATFQRLESRPSNPAQGAAPLGSTNPSASLNDNSLDETYRLVSRPPPYDTDPRYARVQREGLVSRREKSINLAQEESLALRRNASSSGIEHLAAQKKRSSTENEGEYKVHRSESTKSLSAKAYNSSYAAVGSEDEDVCPTCLEEYTPDNPKIITKCCHHFHLGCIYEWMERSDTCPMCGKEMEFCESP; from the exons ATGGGTGGATTCTGCTGTTGCTTCAGTACTGAAGATTTTGAGGAATATGTCCATCCAAGCAACCCTATCTATAGGCAATGCATATCCTTGAGGCATTTTTTCCACAACATTTTTGGCGGG TATACTGCAACATTCCAGAGGCTTGAGTCTAGGCCGAGCAACCCAGCCCAAGGGGCTGCTCCATTGGGATCCACTAATCCAAGTGCCAGCCTAAATGACAATTCACTGGATGAAACTTATCGCCTTGTTTCTAGACCACCCCCATATGATACTGATCCTAGATATGCCCGTGTTCAAAGAGAAGGCTTGGTATCAAGGCGTGAGAAGTCCATAAATCTCGCACAGGAAGAGTCACTAGCCCTTAGACGCAACGCAAGCAGCTCAGGTATTGAGCATTTAGCTGCTCAGAAGAAACGGAGCAGCACTGAAAATGAGGGTGAATATAAGGTCCATCGTTCTGAATCAACCAAGAGTTTGTCTGCAAAAGCTTATAACAGCAGCTATGCAGCTGTCGGTTCAGAAGATGAGGATGTCTGCCCTACTTGTCTGGAAG AATATACCCCGGACAATCCGAAAATTATAACAAAATGTTGTCACCATTTTCATCTTGGTTGTATTTATGAATGGATGGAGAGAAGTGATACATGTCCAATGTGTGGAAAG GAAATGGAGTTTTGCGAGAGCCCATGA
- the LOC117858151 gene encoding probable glucuronosyltransferase Os01g0926400, whose translation MGRGRRPWPAAAAAAAVLLVVSCVAAAAPPQRQQHERARISGAAGGVLDDNPVGKLKVFVYEMPRKYNLMLLAKDSRCLHHMFAAEIFMHQFLLNSAVRTLDPEEADWFYTPAYTTCDLTPQGFPLPFRAPRIMRSAIKYVATTWPYWNRTEGADHFFLTPHDFGACFHYQEERAMERGILPLLRRATLVQTFGQRNHVCLQDGSITIPPYANPHKMQAHLINPGTPRSIFVYFRGLFYDMGNDPEGGYYARGARASVWENFKDNPLFDISTEHPSTYYEDMQRAIFCLCPLGWAPWSPRLVEAVVFGCIPVIIADDIVLPFADAIPWEEISVFVAERDVPRLDNILTSIPLEDILRKQRLLAGASVKQALLFHQPARPGDAFDQILNGLARKLPHGKGVFLEPGEKVLDWDAGLENDLKPW comes from the exons ATGGGGCGGGGCCGGAGGCCGtggcccgccgcggcggcggccgccgcggttcTGCTCGTCGTCTCCtgcgtcgccgcggcggcgccgccgcagcggcagcagcacgaGCGCGCAAGGATCTCAG gggccgccggcggcgtgctTGACGACAACCCGGTGGGGAAGCTGAAGGTGTTCGTGTACGAGATGCCTCGCAAGTACAACCTGATGCTGCTGGCCAAGGACAGCCGGTGTCTGCACCACATGTTCGCCGCCGAGATCTTCATGCACCAGTTCTTGCTGAACAGCGCGGTGCGTACGCTGGACCCCGAGGAGGCCGACTGGTTCTACACCCCCGCGTACACCACCTGCGACCTCACGCCGCAGGGGTTCCCCCTCCCGTTCCGGGCGCCGCGGATCATGCGCAGCGCCATCAAGTACGTCGCCACGACGTGGCCCTACTGGAACAGGACCGAGGGCGCCGACCACTTCTTCCTCACGCCCCACGACTTCGGCGCATGCTTCCACTACCAG GAGGAGAGGGCGATGGAGAGGGGCATCCTGCCGCTGCTCCGGCGCGCGACGCTGGTGCAGACGTTCGGGCAGCGGAACCACGTGTGCCTGCAGGACGGGTCCATCACCATCCCGCCCTACGCCAACCCGCACAAGATGCAGGCGCACCTGATCAACCCCGGCACGCCGCGCTCCATCTTCGTCTACTTCCGCGGCCTCTTCTACGACATGGGCAACGACCCCGAGGGCGGCTACTACGCGAG GGGCGCGCGCGCGTCGGTGTGGGAGAACTTCAAGGACAACCCGCTGTTCGACATCTCGACGGAGCACCCGTCGACGTACTACGAGGACATGCAGCGCGCCATCTTCTGCCTGTGCCCGCTGGGTTGGGCGCCATGGAGCCCCCggctggtggaggcggtggtgtTCGGCTGCATCCCGGTGATCATCGCCGACGACATCGTGCTGCCGTTCGCGGACGCCATCCCCTGGGAGGAGATCAGCGTGTTCGTGGCGGAGCGCGACGTGCCGCGGCTCGACAACATCCTCACCTCCATCCCGCTGGAGGACATCCTCCGGAAGCAGCGGCTGCTCGCCGGCGCGTCCGTGAAGCAGGCGCTGCTCTTCCACCAGCCCGCCAGGCCCGGGGACGCCTTCGACCAGATACTCAACGGGCTGGCGCGCAAGCTGCCGCACGGCAAGGGCGTGTTCCTGGAGCCCGGGGAGAAGGTGCTGGACTGGGACGCCGGGCTCGAGAACGACCTCAAGCCGTGGTAG
- the LOC117857176 gene encoding protein TIFY 9, with protein MAKHGHPSADHPLMRNPNSSSPQVFVVGSSLPPPPPPPPPLQTKMASFSGDFLTSGATASTTTAAKTKPLTMFYNGGVAVFHLPQDKAEDLMKMAAGEKGGDGRAGPRRANHGEELLAKLRKEMPISSKRSLQRFFQKRKERLYRP; from the exons ATGGCCAAGCACGGGCACCCATCAGCTGACCACCCGCTGATGCGCAACCCCAACTCCTCTTCACCTCAAG TGTTCGTCGTGGGatcctcgctgccgccgccgccgccgccgccgccaccgttgcAGACGAAGATGGCGAGCTTCTCCGGCGACTTCCTGACCAG cggcgccaccgccagcaccacgaCTGCGGCGAAGACGAAGCCTCTGACGATGTTCTACAACGGCGGCGTCGCCGTGTTCCATCTCCCACAAGATAAG GCGGAGGATCTCATGAAGATGGCGGCGGGTGAGAAGGGTGGGGACGGCCGCGCCGGTCCTCGCCGGGCAAACCACGGCGAGGAGTTGCTGGCCAAGTTGAGAAAAG AGATGCCTATTTCGAGCAAGAGATCTTTGCAGCGTTTCTTCCAGAAGCGCAAGGAGAG GCTGTACAGGCCCTGA
- the LOC117857288 gene encoding uncharacterized protein, whose product MSGTVSKLAAPRPAAALLPPASLRPAALGFAPSARRFRVSIAGRARSPIIAMASAKEGNGAPTKRTSLHDLYELQGLSPWYDNLCRPVTDLLPFIASGVRGVTSNPTIFQKAISSSSAYDDQFKQLISAGKDAESAYWELVIKDIQDACKLFEPIYNETDGADGYVSVEVSPRLANDTQGTVEAAKWLHKVVNRPNVYIKIPATAECVPSIREVISNGISVNVTLIFSIARYEAVIDAYLDGLEASGLSDLSRVTSVASFFVSRVDSLIDKMLEKIGTPEALALRGKAAVAQAKLANQLYQKKFSGPRWEALAKKGAKKQRLLWASTGVKNPAYPDTLYVDSLIGPDTVNTMPDQALQAFIDHGTVSRTVDANVSEAEGVYSALEKLGIDWDEVGKQLELEGVDSFKKSFDSLLVSLQEKGNSLKTASV is encoded by the exons ATGAGCGGCACGGTGTCCAAGCTGGCggcgccccggccggcggcggcgctgctccccCCGGCGTCCCTCCGCCCAGCCGCCCTCGGGTTTGCCCCCTCCGCCCGCCGGTTCCGCGTctccatcgccggccgcgccaggagCCCCATCAT TGCGATGGCTTCTGCCAAGGAAGGGAATGGTGCTCCGACCAAGAGGACCTCACTTCATGATCTCTATGAGCTCCAGGGCCTGTCCCCATGGTACGACAACCTCTGCCGGCCTGTCACCGACTTGCTGCCCTTTATCGCCAGTGGTGTTCGTGGAGTCACCAGCAACCCTACG ATTTTCCAGAAAGCCATTTCGTCATCAAGCGCATATGATGATCAGTTCAAGCAGCTCATTTCAGCTGGAAAGGATGCAGAGAGTGCTTACTGGGAACTCGTTATAAAGGACATACAAGACGCATGTAAACTTTTTGAGCCTATCTACAACGAGACAGATGGAGCTGATGGGTATGTCTCTGTGGAAGTGTCTCCTAGGTTGGCAAATGACACTCAGGGAACAGTTGAGGCCGCAAAGTGGTTGCACAAAGTGGTCAACCGCCCCAATGTCTACATAAAGATCCCTGCTACCGCGGAATGTGTTCCTTCTATCCGGGAAGTCATCTCTAATGGCATTAGCGTCAATGTCACA CTTATTTTCTCTATTGCAAGATATGAGGCCGTGATTGATGCTTACCTTGATGGGCTAGAGGCTTCTGGTTTGAGTGACTTATCTCGAGTTACCAGTGTTGCATCCTTCTTTGTCAGCCGAGTTGACAGCCTTATTGACAAAATGCTAGAGAAGATTGGAACACCTGAGGCGCTTGCCCTTAGAGGAAag GCTGCTGTAGCACAGGCGAAACTAGCAAATCAGCTCTACCAGAAGAAATTCTCTGGACCAAGATGGGAGGCTTTGGCCAAGAAAGGTGCCAAGAAACAGAGGTTGTTGTGGGCATCCACTGGCGTCAAGAACCCTGCTtatcctgacaccctttatgTGGACAGTCTGATTGGACCCGACACG GTCAACACAATGCCCGACCAAGCGCTGCAGGCATTCATTGACCATGGCACTGTTTCTAGGACAGTTGATGCGAATGTGTCTGAGGCGGAAGGTGTGTACAGTGCCctggagaagcttggcatcgactgGGATGAGGTCGGGAAGCAGCTTGAGCTGGAAGGCGTAGACTCGTTCAAAAAGAGCTTTGACAGCCTACTTGTGAGCCTGCAGGAGAAGGGCAATAGCCTCAAGACGGCAAGTGTGTAA
- the LOC117857175 gene encoding ubiquitin-conjugating enzyme E2 27 gives MVDVSRVQKELTECNRDREVSGVSITLHDGANISHLTGTIAGPADSPYEGGTFTIDIRLPGGYPFEPPKMQFVTKVWHPNISSQNGAICLDILKDQWSPALTLKTALLSLQALLSSPAPDDPQDAVVAQQYLRDYPTFAATARYWTEAFAKSASTGMEEKVQKLVEMGFPEDLVRSTLKSVDGDENLALEKLCSG, from the exons atggTGGACGTCTCGCGCGTGCAGAAGGAGCTCACCGAGTGCAACCGCGACCGGGAGGTCTCGGGCGTCTCCATCACGCTGCACGACGGCGCCAACATCTCCCACCTCACCGGCACCATCGCCGGCCCCGCCGATAGCCCCTACGAGGGCGGCACCTTCACCATCGACATCCGCCTCCCCG GTGGATATCCCTTTGAGCCTCCAAAGATGCAGTTCGTCACCAAAGTATG GCACCCTAACATCAGTAGCCAAAATGGGGCAATTTGCTTGGACATTCTGAAAGATCAGTGGAGCCCAGCCCTTACTTTGAAGACAGCACTGCTTTCCCTTCAAGCTCTGCTTTCTTCTCCTGCACCTGATGATCCTCAGGATGCTGTTGTTGCACAACAG TACCTGCGTGATTATCCAACATTCGCTGCTACGGCTCGCTACTGGACAGAGGCCTTCGCAAAGAGTGCGTCCACTGGCATGGAAGAGAAG GTGCAGAAGCTGGTTGAGATGGGCTTCCCAGAGGATCTTGTGAGAAGTACCCTTAAGAGTGTCGATGGGGATGAGAACCTGGCTCTCGAAAAGCTCTGCTCTGGCTAA